The following proteins are co-located in the Oryzias melastigma strain HK-1 linkage group LG8, ASM292280v2, whole genome shotgun sequence genome:
- the LOC112146981 gene encoding thioredoxin, mitochondrial isoform X1, with the protein MRRARKPSQSKLKKEIREMAHRLLIRRVWTLSVKDIRCLPSSAATISSSSFSTSLQSPPSRVSLLSPPRTLPRTLHQISRREVSFNVQDNEDFTERVINSQLPVLVDFHAQWCGPCKILGPRLEKAIAKQKGRVAMAKVDIDEHTDLAIEYGVSAVPTVIAMRGGDVVDHFVGIKDDDELDSFVSKVIGQ; encoded by the exons ATGAGGCGCGCGAGAAAACCTTCACAATCAAAGTTGAAAAAAGAGATTAGAGAG ATGGCTCACAGGCTGCTGATACGTAGAGTCTGGACGTTGTCTGTCAAAGATATCCGCTGCCTCCCGTCGTCCGCCGCCACAATCTCCTCATCTTCCTTCTCAACCTCTCTGCAATCTCCACCAAGCCGGGTCTCCCTCctctccccgccacgcaccctGCCTCGCACTCTTCATCAGATCTCCCGCAGGGAAGTCTCCTTCAACGTCCAGGACAACGAGGATTTCACAGAAAGGGTCATCAACAGCCAATTGCCCGTGTTAGTGGACTTCCACGCTCA GTGGTGTGGCCCCTGTAAAATCCTTGGCCCCAGGCTGGAGAAGGCTATTGCCAAACAGAAAGGCCGCGTTGCCATGGCGAAAGTCGACATCGATGAGCACACAGACCTGGCCATTGAATATGGG GTTTCTGCTGTTCCAACCGTCATCGCCATGCGAGGAGGCGACGTCGTCGATCATTTTGTTGGGATCAAAGATGACGATGAACTGGACTCTTTTGTCAGCAAAGTCATTGGACAATAA
- the LOC112146981 gene encoding thioredoxin, mitochondrial isoform X2, which yields MAHRLLIRRVWTLSVKDIRCLPSSAATISSSSFSTSLQSPPSRVSLLSPPRTLPRTLHQISRREVSFNVQDNEDFTERVINSQLPVLVDFHAQWCGPCKILGPRLEKAIAKQKGRVAMAKVDIDEHTDLAIEYGVSAVPTVIAMRGGDVVDHFVGIKDDDELDSFVSKVIGQ from the exons ATGGCTCACAGGCTGCTGATACGTAGAGTCTGGACGTTGTCTGTCAAAGATATCCGCTGCCTCCCGTCGTCCGCCGCCACAATCTCCTCATCTTCCTTCTCAACCTCTCTGCAATCTCCACCAAGCCGGGTCTCCCTCctctccccgccacgcaccctGCCTCGCACTCTTCATCAGATCTCCCGCAGGGAAGTCTCCTTCAACGTCCAGGACAACGAGGATTTCACAGAAAGGGTCATCAACAGCCAATTGCCCGTGTTAGTGGACTTCCACGCTCA GTGGTGTGGCCCCTGTAAAATCCTTGGCCCCAGGCTGGAGAAGGCTATTGCCAAACAGAAAGGCCGCGTTGCCATGGCGAAAGTCGACATCGATGAGCACACAGACCTGGCCATTGAATATGGG GTTTCTGCTGTTCCAACCGTCATCGCCATGCGAGGAGGCGACGTCGTCGATCATTTTGTTGGGATCAAAGATGACGATGAACTGGACTCTTTTGTCAGCAAAGTCATTGGACAATAA
- the si:ch211-106h11.3 gene encoding CCN family member 1 isoform X2, with protein MRMQMIFAVSVLATVGLVTADCPAVCECPAVPPACPPGVSSIPDGCGCCKVCAAQLNQDCHEGRPCDHHKGLECNYGNDVGRTHGICRAKAEGHSCEYNGRIYQNGENFRAGCKYQCTCIDGAVGCVPLCPSSMPIPSPSCPAPHLIKVPGQCCFSISCHKGATIASPGHQKPSLPPLPPYPFIPYPAYPYSKPYQKLYPHKPKKEKATLGNELLEVERRWEKPRGIKQPKAWSQMGDHCVVQTTSWSQCSRSCGMGVSSRVTNDNARCKLIKETRLCNIRPCSSMSIPVKMWCNCVYTRNVPVCLFQSSFSCFGSRSSLIT; from the exons ATGAGGATGCAGATGATATTTGCTGTCTCGGTCCTGGCGACAGTCGGGTTG GTGACCGCCGACTGTCCCGCAGTGTGCGAGTGCCCGGCGGTGCCCCCGGCCTGCCCCCCAGGCGTGAGCTCCATCCCGGATGGCTGCGGCTGCTGCAAGGTGTGTGCCGCCCAGCTGAACCAGGACTGCCATGAAGGGCGTCCCTGCGACCACCATAAAGGGTTGGAGTGCAACTACGGCAACGACGTGGGCCGCACCCACGGCATCTGCAGGG CAAAAGCAGAGGGTCATTCCTGCGAATACAACGGACGCATTTACCAAAATGGGGAGAATTTCCGGGCCGGTTGCAAGTACCAGTGCACGTGCATCGACGGGGCGGTGGGGTGCGTGCCCCTTTGCCCCAGCAGCATGCCCATTCCCTCCCCGTCCTGCCCCGCTCCGCACCTGATCAAAGTTCCCGGCCAGTGCTGCTTCAGCATCAGCTGCCACAAGGGAGCCACCATCGCGTCGCCGGGCCACCAGAAACCCTCCCTTCCACCGTTGCCTCCGTATCCGTTTATTCCTTACCCGGCATACCCCTACTCCAAGCCCTACCAGAAGCTGTACCCTCACAAACCCAAAAAGGAGAAGGCCACCTTGGGGAACGAGCTGCTGGAGGTGGAGCGACGGTGGGAGAAGCCACGTGGAATCAAGCAGCCGAAGG CCTGGAGTCAGATGGGAGACCACTGTGTGGTCCAGACTACGTCCTGGTCCCAGTGCTCCCGCAGCTGTGGGATGGGTGTTTCCTCTCGAGTTACCAATGACAACGCTCGGTGCAAGCTGATCAAGGAGACGCGGCTGTGCAACATTCGGCCCTGCAGCTCCATGTCCATACCAGTGAAG atgtGGTGCAACTGCGTTTACACCCGAAATGTCCCTGTCTGTTTATTTCAAtcatcattttcatgttttggcTCCAGATCATCACTAATTACCTAA